One genomic segment of Ricinus communis isolate WT05 ecotype wild-type chromosome 5, ASM1957865v1, whole genome shotgun sequence includes these proteins:
- the LOC8276572 gene encoding extensin, translating into MAKSFLEAIFLVISLLLMSSPSKLMSQTTTTLPTQTTIYSSPPPPFYDGCPYSCQPPPTPTTKCPPPPSPPLPLVPPAPPQPWLPPPVWFPPPFPYYAPPPPNPILPYFPWFYKFPPPPEYSLAIRPQGRVLITVPCLVFVSLSLLSF; encoded by the coding sequence ATGGCCAAAAGCTTCCTTGAAGCAATCTTTTTGGTCATATCATTGTTATTGATGAGTTCGCCATCCAAATTGATGTCACAAACTACTACTACGCTCCCCACCCAAACTACAATATACTCTTCACCTCCTCCACCTTTTTATGATGGCTGTCCTTACTCTTGTCAACCACCTCCCACTCCCACTACTAAATGCCCACCACCACCTTCACCGCCACTGCCATTGGTGCCACCAGCGCCGCCACAGCCATGGCTACCACCACCCGTTTGGTTTCCACCACCATTTCCATATTATGCTCCCCCTCCTCCTAACCCAATATTGCCTTATTTTCCATGGTTTTACAAGTTTCCTCCACCTCCAGAGTATTCACTAGCAATACGTCCACAGGGGAGAGTACTCATCACCGTCCCATGCTTGGTCTTTgtatcattatcattattatcattttag